In Leishmania braziliensis MHOM/BR/75/M2904 complete genome, chromosome 31, one genomic interval encodes:
- the PRP1 gene encoding pentamidine resistance protein 1, with product MSSHRPGVTVGAASESVYSFAEVNRRLWRLPTAGSADGSSVGGAEPDWAAVRESLEEAPEERSSALGRYLLSWLNPYIALAWREQLEEAYMPLPQRAHRAVYCGARLSSAFREEVRTGRDAWRVRVEAALPAHRGDGNDIAGASDIGGDDHHGGCGGARVAVANELARVAFRGEGDVRGRLRWVGYVQSSDTPHELLGGVEWDADSTLPLYRARLHGDAAAEAVHDGCVHSERLFHQVQAGRARCTCEYVRDLVPLLVSGSADIGCPLMPRAPSLLWTLLRTFRSDLMAMLPPSIGALVCEVSTPWLLQQFVLFLQSNKALEGVGKGLFFFSIFVALRLAQPALINKAMHRARRTASLFRTSTLALIFEKCLTVSPDALSRPDMSTGRVLTMASSDIENIREFSMQVMYLWSAPIMLTLYVVYLFVLVGWSALAAVLVFAVSLPVQGGLANVMGAAQESLSSCTDQRLRRTNELLSGIRVVKTMGWESKLVSAIEDNARADELRFRRRVQMCQVGLWGCVFSTPALMVAAVLATYTLSGHKLNTAVVLPLIAVVSAITFPVMMLPEAFTSLTKFIVSTGRITQFLECDDSHIIVEHAERVFTRAGTGGASFRDAQAPSASSVDAARVLVSVPAALPLYEPRHMGLRCVAEKVLCAVLRRRVPVELQWRRAGASPATGEGGEEPAPAAFEHDGADAAAPHAEGKGSGEGGGALYALEDKALLRDVRVSFPRAQLTVVIGATGSGKSVLLATLLGAFRFEGRVSVAQSIAYVPQQPWVMQETVEANITFFEGNRRGAPGGTAVGGGGSRAFKGDSAQVFSPLRCATQAAAPGAASRLACSRSLVSERLARAVRSCQLDADLALMAHGLHTEIGERGINLSGGQKARVSLARAVYADCDMYVLDDPLSALDAHVGRRVMDEVVLRALAGKTRVLATHQLQVLPHADQVVVLCEGRVVFAGGYAAYAASKWRAPMEHEEAAATVVATSKKSGGVDNQPPETVGAAAANNVFSPTGSPVLGVEPLSGTPEERDDVLLGGAHGSSSKEDVEWEEKGGDALSKQCWRDTRICEDSEAARCSGSGSTLSKAVDLTRRSSAASSTAKGSSGRAADEDAADGGDLMTAEEKEAGHIPWSVYRAYFSAGGGMSVAVRVALQSFACEVLSTGSSVWLTLWSVNYFGSLTTNEQLGIYLGLVLAVAVAAPATNLLIFQFARRAASRLHATLLYTVSAATLTFFDRTPLGRIVNRFSRDIYVLDDELPANAIPLLEIGGYVMTSLAVALYTSPFSIAVMVCAAYAFTRLLKLYTTVVREVRRRGSVVQSPLFSLLEEVIHGRATIASYDKSHVLFQEALLRLDLVYSCTYVERVVTLWLALRIKYIAALVIIAVGVIGVAEKLLDASPTMPEARVGLISLSLTMCLDLSWSLSAILDLASVVEASMNSAQRICHYIDCVPREALLLAPRDACVGRAVAAGGGSSNGRGRSTGHASDIFVVAGSDEEEGAPLRPRGALRSDPGDEFGALRLENVDIRYRPGLPLVLRDVSFTVVPGQKVGVVGRTGSGKSTLLLALLRLVEVCSGRIVLCGRDARTYTLPALRRLFSMIPQDPVLFEGTIRSNVDPFGDATDEEVRAALTSVGFVGMSGGCAATSPTATESPTAAFGDMSVLSTVVQGGGSNFSVGQRQLLCLARALLKKGSAFLLMDEATANVDARLDQTVQRVVAEQFGAYTVLTIAHRLHTVAAYDVVLVMADGRVVEMGSPRALLGQRGSVFYGMVAQSAAVAACPEHVSREDAESVVSGARLCDAGEGGALLSAAERERRVEAAVASLLHQCR from the coding sequence ATGAGCAGCCACCGGCCGGGGGTGACAGTGGGAGCGGCGAGTGAGAGCGTCTACTCGTTTGCAGAGGTGAACCGAAGGCTGTGGCGCCTGCCTACTGCCGGGTCAGCAGATGGTAGCAGCGTTGGTGGAGCCGAGCCAGACTGGGCTGCGGTGCGCGagtcgctggaggaggcgccagAGGAACGGAGCAGCGCTCTGGGACGATACTTGCTGAGCTGGCTGAATCCGTATATCGCGCTCGCGTGGCGGGAacagctggaggaggcatACATGCCGCTTCCGCAGCGGGCGCACCGCGCCGTGTACTGTGGCGCACGGCTCAGCAGCGCGTtccgcgaggaggtgcgcactGGCCGCGACGcgtggcgcgtgcgtgtggaggctgcgctgcctgcTCATCGTGGTGACGGCAACGACATCGCGGGTGCTAGCGACATTGGTGGTGAcgaccaccacggcggctgtggcggcgcacGCGTGGCTGTTGCGAACGAGCTGGCGCGCGTGGCATTTCGCGGGGAAGGCGATGTACGTGGTCGGCTGCGGTGGGTGGGGTACGTGCAGTCGAGTGACACACCGCACGAGCTTCTCGGAGGCGTGGAGTGGGACGCTGACAGCACACTGCCGCTTTACCGCGCACGACTGCATGgcgatgcggctgctgaggCTGTGCACGATGGGTGCGTGCACAGCGAGCGTTTGTTTCACCAGGTACAGGCCGGGCGAGCGCGGTGCACGTGCGAGTACGTGCGGGATCTGGTGCCCCTTTTAGTGAGTGGGAGCGCTGATATCGGGTGCCCGCTTATGCCTCGCGCTCCGTCTCTGCTTTGGACTCTTCTCCGCACGTTTCGGTCCGACCTGATGGCGATGCTTCCGCCTTCAATTGGGGCTTTGGTGTGCGAAGTGTCGacgccgtggctgctgcagcagtttGTGCTGTTCTTGCAGTCCAACAAGGCGCTCGAGGGAGTGGGAAAGgggctcttcttcttctcgatCTTTGTGGCCTTGAGGCTGGCTCAGCCAGCTCTTATCAACAAGGCGATGCACCGCGCTCGGCGTACGGCGAGCCTTTTCCGCACCTCAACACTTGCACTGATCTTCGAGAAGTGTCTGACAGTGTCGCCGGATGCGCTGTCGCGACCGGATATGAGCACTGGTCGTGTGTTGACGATGGCGAGCTCTGACATTGAGAACATCAGAGAATTTTCCATGCAGGTGATGTACCTGTGGTCGGCGCCGATTATGCTGACACTGTACGTTGTCTACCTCTTCGTTCTCGTTGGGTGGAGcgctcttgctgctgttctTGTTTTTGCCGTCTCACTGCCTGTGCAAGGCGGGCTGGCAAATGTCATGGGCGCCGCACAGGAAAGCCTGTCGAGCTGCACAGATCAGCGCCTGCGTCGCACTAATGAGCTGCTTTCTGGCATCCGTGTCGTGAAGACGATGGGATGGGAGTCGAAGCTTGTCTCGGCGATTGAAGATAACGCACGGGCTGATGAGTTGCGGTTTCGTCGAAGAGTGCAGATGTGTCAGGTCGGGCTCTGGGGGTGCGTGTTTTCGACTCCGGCGTTGATGGTCGCCGCTGTTCTCGCCACCTACACTCTCAGCGGGCACAAGCTGAACACAGCGGTTGTGCTCCCTCTAATCGCAGTTGTTAGCGCTATAACTTTCCCAGTCATGATGCTTCCGGAGGCGTTCACGTCGCTGACGAAGTTCATTGTGTCGACAGGACGTATTACGCAGTTCCTGGAGTGCGACGACTCGCACATCATCGTGGAGCACGCGGAGCGCGTGTTCACCAGAGCAGGGACTGGCGGCGCTTCCTTCAGGGACGCGCAAGCCCCGAGTGCCTCTTCAGTCGACGCCGCGAGGGTACTCGTGTCCGTGCCTGCCGCACTGCCCTTATATGAGCCCCGGCACATggggctgcgctgcgtggcggagaaggtgctgtgcgcggtgctgcgccgccgtgtgcCAGTGGAGCTGCAGTGGCGGAGGGCGGGTGCCTCTCCTGCCACGGGTGAAGGCGGTGAGGAacctgcgcctgctgcctTCGAGCACGATGGCGCTGACGCGGCAGCTCCACATGCTGAGGGAAAAGGCAGTGGcgaaggtggcggcgcgtTGTACGCGCTAGAAgacaaggcgctgctgcgtgacgTGCGCGTGTCGTTCCCGCGTGCGCAGCTGACGGTTGTGATTGGCGCGACGGGGAGCGGGAAGtctgtgctgctggcgacgcTCCTAGGTGCGTTCCGGTTCGAGGGCCGCGTGAGCGTAGCGCAGTCAATAGCGTAcgtaccgcagcagccatggGTCATGCAGGAGACGGTGGAGGCGAATATCACGTTTTTTGAGGGCAATCGCCGCGGTGCTCCAGGTGGCACTGcagtcggcggcggcggcagccgtgCGTTCAAAGGTGACTCTGCGCAGGTCttctcgccgctgcggtgtgccACGCAAGCCGCTGCTCCTGGTGCTGCATCGCGGTTAGCTTGCAGTCGTTCCCTGGTGAGCGAGCGGCTTGCGCGCGCTGTGCGCAGCTGCCAGCTGGATGCGGATTTGGCGCTGATGGCACACGGACTGCATACAGAGATTGGTGAGCGCGGGATCAACCTGAGCGGCGGGCAGAAGGCGCGCGTCAGCCTTGCGCGGGCCGTGTACGCGGACTGCGACATGTACGTGCTGGATGACCCGCTGTCCGCGTTGGACGCGCACGTTGGGCGGCGCGTGATGGACGAGGTTGTGCTGCGCGCACTGGCTGGCAAGACGCGGGTGCTGGCCAcgcaccagctgcaggtgctgccgcacGCGGACCAGGTGGTAGTGTTATGCGAGGGCCGCGTCGTGTTCGCAGGCGGCTACGCGGCGTATGCTGCGTCGAAGTGGAGGGCGCCCATGGAGcacgaggaggccgctgctaCTGTCGTAGCCACGAGCAAGAAGAGCGGAGGTGTCGATAACCAGCCCCCTGAGACagttggtgctgctgcggcgaacAACGTGTTCAGTCCTACGGGATCGCCTGTGTTGGGTGTGGAACCGTTGAGTGGCACGCCTGAGGAGCGTGACGACGTTCTGCTTGGCGGTGCTCATGGCAGTAGCAGCAAAGAGGACGTTGAGTGGGAGGAGAAAGGTGGGGACGCTTTATCGAAACAGTGCTGGCGTGACACACGGATCTGTGAGGACTCAGAGGCggcgaggtgcagcggcagtggctcTACGTTGTCAAAGGCTGTAGACCTCACACGTAGGTCTAGCGCTGCGTCGAGCACCGCGAAGGGTTCATCAGGGCGGGCTGCGGATGAGGATGCAGCGGACGGCGGCGACCTGATGactgcggaggagaaggaggcaggGCACATACCGTGGAGTGTGTACCGCGCCTACTTTAGCGCAGGAGGGGGTATGTCTGTTGCAGTTCGAGTTGCACTGCAGTCCTTTGCTTGCGAAGTACTTTCGACTGGATCCAGCGTCTGGCTGACGCTGTGGTCAGTGAACTACTTTGGTTCCCTCACTACCAACGAACAACTCGGTATCTACCTCGGACTCGTCTTGGCGGTTGCTGTCGCGGCACCTGCCACGAATCTGCTCATATTTCAGTTTGCTCGTCGCGCTGCCAGTCGCTTGCACGCCACACTCCTGTACACCGTAAGCGCAGCCACACTGACGTTTTTCGACCGCACGCCGTTGGGTCGCATCGTCAACCGATTCAGCAGGGACATCTACGTCCTCGACGATGAGCTGCCAGCGAATGCTATTCCCCTTTTGGAGATTGGCGGATACGTTATGACATCTTTGGCAGTGGCATTGTATACGTCGCCTTTTAGCATTGCCGTGATGGTGTGCGCGGCCTACGCTTTTACACGTTTACTGAAGCTCTACACGACGGTGGTGCGTGAagtgcggcggcgtggcagcgTGGTGCAGTCTCCACTGTTCTCACTGTTGGAGGAGGTGATCCACGGCCGTGCGACGATCGCATCGTACGACAAGTCGCACGTTCTGTTTCAGGAGGCGCTGTTGCGGCTGGATCTGGTGTACAGCTGCACGTACGTGGAGAGGGTGGTGACATTGTGGCTCGCTCTCCGGATCAAGTACATTGCGGCATTGGTCATCATTGCTGTGGGTGTGATTGGCGTCGCGGAGAAGCTACTAGATGCATCACCTACGATGCCGGAGGCGCGTGTGGGTCTGATCTCGCTGAGCCTCACCATGTGCCTCGATCTCAGCTGGTCACTATCGGCAATCCTAGACCTCGCTTCTGTTGTCGAGGCGAGCATGAACAGTGCGCAACGCATTTGCCACTACATTGACTGCGTGCCAAGggaagcgctgctgttggCGCCGCGGGACGCGTGCGTGGGGCGAGCTGTGGCGGCGggtggaggcagcagcaacggaaGGGGCCGGAGCACCGGCCATGCGAGTGACATTTTCGTGGTTGCCGGCAgtgatgaggaagagggcgcaCCTCTGCGACCGCGTGGTGCTTTGAGGAGCGACCCCGGAGACGAGTTTGGCGCGCTTCGGTTAGAGAACGTGGACATACGGTACAGGCCTGGGCTGCCACTTGTGCTGCGTGACGTGAGCTTTACGGTTGTACCTGGGCAGAAGGTGGGTGTAGTGGGGCGGACGGGAAGCGGGAAGTCAACGCTActgcttgcgctgctgcggcttgTGGAGGTGTGCAGTGGGCGGATAGTTCTGTGCGGGCGCGACGCGCGAACGTACACGCTGCCCGCGCTACGGCGCCTGTTCTCGATGATTCCGCAGGATCCCGTGCTGTTTGAGGGGACGATCCGAAGCAACGTGGATCCGTTCGGTGATGCGACGGACGAGGAagtgcgtgctgcgctgaCGTCCGTGGGGTTTGTCGGGATGAGCGGTGGCTGTGCCGCCACCTCTCCGACAGCTACTGAGTCTCCGACTGCGGCGTTTGGCGACATGTCTGTGCTGAGCACTGTGGTGCAGGGGGGTGGGTCGAACTTCAGCGTTGGGCAACGTCAGCTGCTGTGTCTAGCGCGAGCGCTGCTGAAAAAGGGGAGCGCGTTCCTCCTGATGGACGAGGCGACGGCGAACGTGGATGCGCGGCTAGACCAGACGGTGCAGCGTGTTGTGGCAGAGCAGTTTGGCGCGTACACGGTATTGACGATTGCGCACCGGCTGCATACTGTGGCAGCGTACGACGTTGTGCTGGTGATGGCCGACGGGCGTGTCGTGGAAATGGGGTCACCGCGGGCGCTGCTGGGGCAGCGCGGGTCCGTGTTCTACGGGATGGTGGCGCAgagtgcagcggtggctgctTGCCCTGAGCATGTGTCACGGGAGGATGCCGAGAGTGTGGTCAGTGGTGCACGTTTGTGTGATGCCGGTGAGGGAGGCGCTCTTCTCAGCGCGGCAGAGCGTGAGCGCCGCGTGGAGGCTGCGGTCGCGTCACTCCTGCATCAGTGCAGGTGA